The window CCTCCATGAAAAAACTGCAAGGAGTGCAGTAGTAGTTGATAATATTGATATTAGACGGGGTAATGCTCAAAATATATCATTAGGATTGGGGAAACTCACCGACTATTTTTCGCCGATTCAAAAAGTGATTTTTGACAGCGCTTTTCAAGCAATTTCTTCAATGTCTCAAGGATTATCAGCCCAGCACTTTAAGGCTCTTAGATCGCTATTACCCAAGCATGCAATTGCCAGAGAAACTCACCTTCCAGGTTCGGTGATCGCTATCCGGAACCGGAACAGTATTGCCTTCATTAAAAGGCATGCTCTTGAGTGGAATTCGATGGATATGACAGACCTGTTTCATGATGTCTTTCCCTTCTTTGAGTGGGAGACTCTGGCACTATCAATTCACACTCATGTGCAGGATCCTGACCATTTCTGGTATAGTAGTGATCCTGAGCATTACCGTTTACGTATGCATGTTAAGGGAGATAAAATGAAGATCCATCCATCAGATAAATGGATCACGATCAAGCAGATTCTTCAGGAAGCCCATGTGGCACCAGCTCTGAAATCTGTCTACCCGGTTCTTGAACACAGGGGAGTGATCGTTTGGGTGCCCGGTATTCGGACGGCTGTTTCAGGGTTGGTGGATTTGTCAGATTGTATAGAAAATGAAGTTAGGCACTGTTTTAGAGTAAAATTCCAAGAGGGAACGTTTGAATGAGAACACGTAAAGTCGAGAACATGGGGAAATATTCGGGTCAGATACTTGAAGAAGTTTATACTCAAGCTGAGATCGAAACTCGTACCGCTGAACTGGCCAAGGAAATTTCAGCAGATTACGCAGGAAAAGTACCAATCCTGATCGGCGTGCTGAATGGCTCTGTTTTCTTTCTTACCGATCTTGCCAAACGGCTTGAGATCGAGTGTGAAATGGACTTTATCAAAGTATCCTCTTATCATTCAGGAACCCAATCGTCAGGAACAGTCAGACTTATAAAAGATATCAGCTGTATTGTGACCGGCCGCGATGTGATAATTGTTGAAGATATTATCGATAGTGGCTTAACCGCTCGCTTTTTGAAGCATCGTATCCTGGAGAATGAACCCAGCTCAGTAGCATTTGCTTCGCTACTGCTTAAACCTGATTGTTTAAAGCTGAAATTCGAAGCCGAATACATTGGATTTGAAGTAGCAGACCGCTTTCTGGTTGGCTATGGTTTGGATCTTGACCAAAAATTCAGGAACTTGCCCTCCATTTGGGCATTCCCTACAGACATGAATGTATAAAAGGATTTAAATGAACACAGACAATAAACAAAATCGTAATCCAGATCGGTCTTCCAAAAGAAAAGATCAGGGCTCAAAAAATCGTCAAAGGCCACCAAAACGACCTCAAAATCGATCAGGTTCAGGTAAGCAAGGTGATAAATCACGGAAATCTGATTCTAAACCGGTAAAAAAATCCACTAATATCAAAATCACTCGCCCAACAGAAGGCAATGAAAACTGGCAAAAAGGGTTAAAAACCACCTTGCTCTGGGTAGCTATATTGGTTTCAGTCTTTTTCTTTGCGCAATTATTGAACACAGATTCACAGCCCGTCAAAAAGCTTGTTTACACGGAATATCAGGAGCTATTAGAGGCGGGCAAGATCGAATCTGCTGTCCTGATCAAAAACCATTTCCATGGTGTTCTGAAACTGCCTGAAACAGATGTGATCAATGGGGTGACAACGGACTATGTTAAATTTTGGGTGGTTCTGTCACCGGTCATTGATAGTGAAGTCTTGGCCAAATGGGACGAAATGGGAATAAGCTATGAGTTTCAGGATGAAACCCGGGATTGGGTTGATTACTTGTTCCAGGTGCTGCCCTGGTTCCTGATCATCTTTTTCTGGTTTTTCCTCATGCGTCGCATGCAGGGTGGAGCAGGTGGCACGAAAGGAATATTCAGTTTCGGTAAAAGCCGGGCAAAGATCATTGACAATGAAAAGCCTCAAATCACTTTTCACAATGTAGCTGGCTGTGAAGAAGCCAAGGATGAGCTGAAAGAGATCGTTCAATATCTTAAACATCCCGAGCGATTTCAAAAACTGGGTGGTAAGATCCCGAAAGGTGCCCTGTTAGTTGGACCTCCCGGTACCGGTAAAACATTGCTTGCCAGAGCTGTTGCTGGTGAAGCTTCTGTTCCATTTTACAGTCTTAGTGGCGCTGATTTTGTTGAAATGTTCGTAGGTGTGGGTGCCAGTCGTGTGCGTGATCTTTTTGAGGAGAGTAAAAAGAATGCCCCCTGTATCATCTTTATTGATGAATTGGATGCTGTCGGTCGTCAACGTGGTGCCGGACTCGGTGGCGGTCACGATGAACGCGAGCAAACCCTGAACGCTTTGCTGGTTGAGATGGATGGGTTTGAAACCACAGATAATCTTATACTCCTGGCGGCAACAAATCGTCCAGATGTTCTGGATTCAGCCTTATTGCGCCCCGGTCGGTTTGACCGCCGGATTACAGTTGATAATCCGGATGTTAGAGGACGCGAAGCCATCCTTAAAGTACACTCCAAGGACATACCCCTGGCCAAAAATGTTCGTCTTGATATTATTGCCAAGAGCACCCCTGGAATGTCAGGTGCTGATCTGGCAAATCTAATGAACGAATCAGCATTGCTGGCAGCCAAGCATAATAAACAACGGGTTGCCATGGTTGATATTGAACAGGCCAAGGACAAGGTGATGATGGGAACCGAACGACGTAGTATGGTCATCAATGATAAGGAAAGACGTACGACTGCAGTTCATGAAGCAGGTCATGCTCTGGTGGCCAGATTTACTGAAGGTGCGGATCCAGTGCATAAAGTGACCATCATACCTCGTGGTCGCGCTTTGGGCCTTACCGCTCAAATACCAGTGGATGACCGCTATAATTATTCTCGTGAACACATGGAAGGAATGTTAGCCATTCTTATGGGTGGCCGGGTAGCCGAGGAACTGATTCTGAATCAGATGACAACAGGTGCAGGGAATGATATCGAAAGGGCAACCTCATTGGCTCGAAAGATGGTCACCGAGTGGGGTATGAGTGATAAAATGGGTCCATTGACCTACGGACAGAAGAAAGAAGAGATCTTCATTGGCCGTGATCTGGGTATGCACCGTGACTTCAGTGAAGATATGGCAAAGAAGATCGATACTGAGGTAAAGCGAATTATCGACACTGCCTATAAAAAAGCCACAGCCATTCTTACAAATAATAAGGAAAAGCTGATCAAAGTATCTGAAATACTCTTGGACAAAGAGAGTATTGATGGGCACCAGCTAGATATATCATTAGGTATCGAGCCACAGAAAATCGAGCACGATCACTCTGCCTCCAGGCCACGCAAGAGTAGATCCAGATCCAGGAATCCACGCAGGAGACCAGACAAGGCCACTCAAAAAGATCAAAATAAGCCGAGTAAAAAACATGATTCTGGAGATAAAAACAGTCCGAAGCCAGATAAGGAATAAATAATCGACCAGCACCTTTATCCACGATTAATGTTCAGAATTAATTTATGAAGAGCAACGATAGAGCTTGGCTGGTCAAAGGGCAGGAGTTTCATTTTGGTGGACCCATGTTAATGGGAATCCTGAATGTAACTCCTGATTCATTCAGCGACGGTGGGAATTTCTTCAGCCATGATAGGGCCATAGCACATGGTTATCGTCTTATCCAGGAGGGAGCAGAGATCATTGATATCGGCGGTGAATCGACTCGTCCCGGCAGTTCTCCCATCACAGCAGAAACAGAATTATCTCGTATATTACCCATCATAAATGCATTAGCCGCTGGATCTAAAGCACTCATATCCGTGGACACGCAAAAAGCGGTTGTTGCTGAAGCAGCCCTGGCAAACGGTGCTCACATCATTAATGATGTCTCGGCAGGCAGGAACGATACCAACATGCTTAAATTGATCTCAGATACCCAGGCTGGATATGTGATGATGCATATGCAAGGTACTCCCGCCACAATGCAAGAAGATCCTCGTTATACTGATATCGTTGAAGAAATCGACCAGTTCTTTACTGAACGATTAAAAGTGGCACTCTCAACTGGTCTTCAATCCAAGCAGATCGTATTTGATCCGGGAATTGGATTTGGTAAGACTTTGAAGAATAATCTAAGTATCCTGAAAAACATGCAGCATTTTCATAAACATGGACGACCACTTCTTTTGGGCGCTTCCAGAAAATCATTTATTGGAATGCTTGATAATTCAGAACCAGATCAACGATTGGGAGGATCTCTGGCGGCTGCCTTGGCTGCATACCAAGAAAATGTTGAAATTTATCGAGTTCATGATGTTGCTGAAACTAAACAAATGCTTGAACTCTTCACTGCCATTCAAAAACATTCGGATTAAATTGTTTTAATGTCTGATAAGAAGAATATTCTATTATTAATACTCAGCCTTCTGGTTGCCATTGTTACCATATATTTTTGGCGCTATGAATTATTCTCCATAGCATTTCTTTCAGTACGTGTTTATGATGTGGTTGATATTCTTGCTGTAGCCTTCGTGCTATACTCCCTTTACAAGATCTTTAGGGGCACCAGGGCTGCTCAGTTACTTTCAGGAATTCTTATTCTTATTCTTTTGTCTGTTGTAGTACGATGGTCTGAACTACATGGAATGTCCTGGTTGTTATCAACTCTTTCTACTGTCTGGGTGATTGCCGTAGTGATTCTGTTCCAACCTGAGCTGAGGCGTATTCTTATTTATCTAGGTCAAAATCCCTTTGTTCGGTTCCTTTTCAAAGTCAAGAATCTGGTAATGGTGGATGAGATCATGGAATCGATCGAAGTATGCCAGAAACGTCGTTGGGGCATGCTGATCGTCATGGAAGGTGAAGTAGGTCTCAAGCATATCAAAGAAAAGTCTACCAGTATTAATGCTCGTGTCTCTGCTGAATTATTAGTCTCTATCTTTAATCCCACCTCACCTTTACATGATGGGGCCGTCATTATATGCAATGAAGTCATAGATTCTGCAAAATGCATTCTACCACTCTCAGAGGAACCCCGTGGAGCAAGAATGAAGCTTGGAACCAGGCATTTGGCAGCACTGGGCTTATCGGAGGAAACGGATGCCCATATATTGGTCGTTTCTGAAGAAACCGGTGTATTGTCACATGTGTACAACGGCCTCATGAAACGCGGATTGGATGAGAACCAATTACGCAAAGTGCTCAATAATCTTATTTTCTAATATGAGAGTTGTATTACTCTTGAGCCTGATTCTGGGTTCATCAATTGCCATGGAACAGGGGTCTGGTCAACTTTCTGAAGTAAGTGAAATAGCCCGGGGTGTTTATCGCTGGCATCTGAATATGCCGGCTCAGGCACATATTAAACTCAATAATTCAGGGATCGAATTCCCAAACTGGAATACCACAGTTGATGGAAATGGATATCTCGTACCAGTTCTCTCAAAATTGATCCATACAGCTTCAGGACCACCGGATATCCAAGTTGTCAACGGTGTTGTACGATCGTTGGCCATAGCCCGGACAATTGAGTCAGTTTCAGAACAGGCCAAAGGTTTGGATATATCAACAACACGGGTAAGTGATCAGATGACTGGTTGGGTGATGACCAGACTTATCCGCGATGAAGATGATCATCAACTTTGGGTGGTTAATGTGTTGGGAGCACAGTATGATGGTGTGGATCATCAGTGGAAAATACCTGAATACTTGACTGTATCCATTGCCTCGAATCATATAGCGGCCAATTCTGCTTTAGAGAGTGACCTTTACTTGAATCAGATCCAAAAACCTGATTTGCAACAGGTGAATTCAATTCAAACTGGTCTGGGACAAGGACAGCTTAAACTCTACACACTGGCTGATGGTATTTACCGTATCCATTACGATTCACTAGCCTCAATTGAAGATTTTCCGGACGATCAGATCCAAAGCAGGTCTTTGAAAATCATTCATAAGGGTGAAGAGCAGGCGATCTATGTCAACGATAGTGGTGATGGGGTATTCGAATCAGGAGATTATTTCGATTTTATCGGAACACAGAATTACTTCAGTGGCACCACTCAGTATTTTGACCCCTTTTCTGATATTAACGTGTATTGGCTCAACTGGGGTGGCACAGATGGGCTCAGGTTTATCGAAGAATCTGGAGCTCTGGTGGATCAGGATCCTGTCAGACCGACCACTTTTTGGGATGTGACGCATATTGAAGAAGACCTCCTGTTTGATCGCTTGGGACAGGTCGATGTTGACCTGCCGACCATTACTCGGGATCACTATTTCTGGAACTCAGTTAATTCAGGTTCTACCAAAGAGATTGATTTTTTCCTGGCAGACCCTTTTCGTGGTTCCAGTGAAAACATCCAGGTGTCAATTGGGCTGCATGGACTCACTTATAGTGACACAGCTACAGCCGCCCATACCATATTTGCATTTCTAAATGATATTTCCATTGGCTCTGGTAGTTGGACCCAACAGGAAGCGTATATCCTGGCATCACCCCAGGCTCTCAATTTATCCCACAATATTCTTGCTGATGGAAATAACGTACTGGCAACTTTTATCCCGGCTAGCACTCAAGCAGGCAATTATGACCGTGTTGTGGTTAATTGGCTGGAGATCGGATATGAACATTTGCTGGTAACTCACAACAACAGGCTCACCTTTCGGAAATCATATATCAATCCATCCACCAATCTTGAGTTTGAGATCAAGGGCTTTACATCCCATGATTTAGTTCTGTATAAGGAGGGACTTTCCAGGATTACCGGCTACAATATTCGTGAGAATTGGGACTCGGAAACAGCTGAATTCAGTCTGGTATTTCAGGACCAGGCAAGCGATGCCACACCGGATTACTGGACTGCCAGTGTAGAAAGCCTGTTAAAGCCTGTACGCATTGTAGTGGATACCAGCGCATCCCTACGAGAACAAGACGGCGATCTTATTATTATCACCATCCCTGAATTCGAAGAAGAACTGGAAGAATATATTGCATTTAAAGTAAGTGAAGGCTGGGATCCCATTGTTGTTTCAGTTGCTGATATTTATGATGAGTTCAACTGGGGCATCAATTCACCATATGCCATCAGATCTTTTCTCCAGTATGCCAATAATCAATGGCCATCTTCGCCTGAGTATGTACTCCTCATCGGTGATGCCATTGCCAATCCACAGCAGGCTAAACGAGATACACGACTGAGAAATGTCCCTACTTTTTATATGCAGACCTACGGTTGGGGCGCAGCTGAGGCCGATTACTGGTATTCGCTTATTAATGGTAACGACTACCTGCCAGATTTAAATATTGGCCGAATTCCCTGTAGCAGTATCGAAGATCTTGGTACGACTATCACTAAACTCATTGGATATGGACAAGGGGACAATTATGGCTCATGGCAGAATGAATTGATCACCATTGCCGGGTTTGAAAATACTTTTAAGACTCAGAGTGAATTATTACTCAGGAACAACATTCCAAAATCATTTATGCCTTCACGCATCTTCATTGATCGTGATTCAGAAGGACAGATCTTCTGGGGCGATACAGATTCTCTTGTTGCCCAGTGGAATGAAGGTAAGATGTTGATCAATTTCCTGGGACATGGTGGCGGTGCAGTTTGGGCTGATCGCTCCCTGTTTGTCCGGGATGATATCCAATATCTTGACGAGGAAACACCCCCGGCATTTATTACCAGTATGACTTGTTTTACCGCTTCGTTTGCTCAAACCAGAGGATTGGGAGAGGTTGTGCTGACTGAATCTCCAACAGGAGCCATCGGTTGGTTTGGTTCCTCCGGTGTTGGCTGGGTGATCAATGACTACCTCATGGTTCAGCCTCTGCTGCGTCATCTGCTGGAGGATCGTACACCCGTAGGGAAGTGCATCAATGTTGCTCGTATGGAATATTTCCTGGCGAACAGTGGCTACAATTATCTCAAGCCCAGCATGCTGTTTCAATACAATTTTCTGGGAGATCCCACAACACGGCTGTTATTGCCAGAATCTCAGGAACTGATCAGTTCTGAAAAAATGATTTACTCCCAAACCGACCAGATTGACCTTCACTATACTGGAAATCAAACGGGTACCCTCAAACTTTTACCCATTGATGCCGATGGACACCCCTGGTGGTCGGGTGCCCTGAGTTATGACACCGATAATATTCACCAATACCTATTCAATCAAGAATCAGAACCTCCCAGCGGGGAGAGCAGGACAATCTATACACTGGATCGTGGTGCTGATCTGTCTGCTATCCAGGGTTATGCATCCTATTCGATCTCTGCTAACTGGTTTGAACATCAGTCACCCACAGCTGCAGAACTGGAAGCTGTTGAGCATATACCCTTGAATGTCCAGTTTCACTCTAGTCCAGTAATACCGGTCGATAGTCTGGTGGTTACCTTCAGTGGAAATCATGGATCCTACAACCTGGAATGGGACGGTGATTGGTGGTCCCTGCCGGATACTGTTCGAATTCTCGCAGGAAATTCAAACATCACTTACTCATTCACCGTTTATATGGGCGGATTATTCATTCAGAATTCTGCGACATTCAGACTTTATCTACCTGAGTCTATCTCTCTGACACTCAGTGCAATACGTGAAGGTGTTGAAGCGAATCGGTGTGGGTGGCTATTGGAATATTCGCTACAAGGGCTACAGCAGGCAGTCGCCACTTTAGAGCATCATGAAACGGCTCCAGGATTCGAGCAAACCATTGTTAATGATGTGCCCATTCGGGAAGGTAACAATACCATATTTATTCCGTCTTTCTTTGGATCAGGGCCAGTTGAAATAAATGTTTCACTACTGCTGGAAGATGATTCAAACCTGAATGATAATAATCTACAAGCAAGCTTAACACCGACCCATTTCCAGTTGCTACCTGAAATTGGCATCAGTTTTAACGGGCAAACAACAGACTCCATTTCAATGTGGTCTGACGGGGTTCTGTATGCTAACGCTGCTGATACAGCCTGGATCCGGATTTCTCAATATCAAAATAATATCGAAGCACTGCCCGGTGTCAATCTCTATCAGGACTCAACGGTTTACCTGATTGAAACGGTTGCTCAAGACCTGCCAATTCGAATCAAATCTGCAAAAGCACTATTTTTAAAGGATCCGGATTTGGCAGCCTGGCAGATCCTTGCTACAACAGGCCAGGAATATCAACTACATGGACAAGGGTATGTCGCTATGGGGGTCAAGCAAAATTCAGATGGACCCGATGTCTCAATGATGATAGAAGGGCAGATGTTCTTCGATGGAGACTACATCCTGGCAAACAGTCGCTTGAATCTCTTGGCAGAAGATGAAAATGGCTTTTCCTGGAAAAGTGGGGATGTTGAAATAATGGTAGATGCAACCCCTGTGACAGTCCAAATGGGGGATACCACAGAAACAGCTCGAATCATCAGTATGTCAGCAGCTCTGGACATGACTGTCGGCGAACATCAAATTTCTTACAGGGTTCAGGACGCTCTGGGAAACTGGTCTGACCGTGTAGAAGTTAGCGGAGTTGTCGCCGGCGGTGCCAAGATCATTGACTATGGTAATTTTCCAAATCCGTTTGAAGGTGAGACCCTGATCATTTTTGAGCTCACCCAACCCCTCTCCAATGTTGTCATTGAAATATTTACGATATCAGGATATAAACTGCATAGTATTGATGGTTTCAACGCCCGGGTCAGCATCCCTCTGGGTGCGATTGGTTATCATGAAGTTCCCTGGAATGGTCGTGACCGGAATGATGATTTTGTAGCGAACGGTGTGTATTTTTATCGGATCAAGGGTGATCTTGATGATGACGTACTGGTTGGACCAGTCGGGAAGATGGTTAAGAATCGATGAAACGGCTTAGTCAGTTGGCATTAATCGTGGTTTTGATCTTTAAGCCAGGTTTTGCTGGTGAATATGCTGATGCATTTTTGCTGGCCAGTCTTTATCCACAGGTTCAATCAATGGGTAACAGCACCGTCGCAGCCAAGCTTGTCAATGGTCATGCGCTGAACAACCCGGCTGGTTATGCGCAGGGGTCTTCATCCCGGTTCAGCC is drawn from Candidatus Neomarinimicrobiota bacterium and contains these coding sequences:
- the tilS gene encoding tRNA lysidine(34) synthetase TilS produces the protein MLSRATFEETLSTSSWYHPGQKILCACSGGIDSTVLLHLLQKIPDIHGDIVHFDHQLRGVDSQSDLSFVQELGKRYGCKVHVISENIREYANQHKLSIEEAGSLRRRASFRRVNQEQGYDWIALGQHEDDQIETILMNLYLGTGIKGLAGVAEHQDHFVRPLMQYSRAEIEAYAQQEGLSYCIDKSNADINILRNNIRVKLIPFMDDPIDPRWRTLFTEISQLGSVLHEKTARSAVVVDNIDIRRGNAQNISLGLGKLTDYFSPIQKVIFDSAFQAISSMSQGLSAQHFKALRSLLPKHAIARETHLPGSVIAIRNRNSIAFIKRHALEWNSMDMTDLFHDVFPFFEWETLALSIHTHVQDPDHFWYSSDPEHYRLRMHVKGDKMKIHPSDKWITIKQILQEAHVAPALKSVYPVLEHRGVIVWVPGIRTAVSGLVDLSDCIENEVRHCFRVKFQEGTFE
- the hpt gene encoding hypoxanthine phosphoribosyltransferase; protein product: MRTRKVENMGKYSGQILEEVYTQAEIETRTAELAKEISADYAGKVPILIGVLNGSVFFLTDLAKRLEIECEMDFIKVSSYHSGTQSSGTVRLIKDISCIVTGRDVIIVEDIIDSGLTARFLKHRILENEPSSVAFASLLLKPDCLKLKFEAEYIGFEVADRFLVGYGLDLDQKFRNLPSIWAFPTDMNV
- the ftsH gene encoding ATP-dependent zinc metalloprotease FtsH, translated to MNTDNKQNRNPDRSSKRKDQGSKNRQRPPKRPQNRSGSGKQGDKSRKSDSKPVKKSTNIKITRPTEGNENWQKGLKTTLLWVAILVSVFFFAQLLNTDSQPVKKLVYTEYQELLEAGKIESAVLIKNHFHGVLKLPETDVINGVTTDYVKFWVVLSPVIDSEVLAKWDEMGISYEFQDETRDWVDYLFQVLPWFLIIFFWFFLMRRMQGGAGGTKGIFSFGKSRAKIIDNEKPQITFHNVAGCEEAKDELKEIVQYLKHPERFQKLGGKIPKGALLVGPPGTGKTLLARAVAGEASVPFYSLSGADFVEMFVGVGASRVRDLFEESKKNAPCIIFIDELDAVGRQRGAGLGGGHDEREQTLNALLVEMDGFETTDNLILLAATNRPDVLDSALLRPGRFDRRITVDNPDVRGREAILKVHSKDIPLAKNVRLDIIAKSTPGMSGADLANLMNESALLAAKHNKQRVAMVDIEQAKDKVMMGTERRSMVINDKERRTTAVHEAGHALVARFTEGADPVHKVTIIPRGRALGLTAQIPVDDRYNYSREHMEGMLAILMGGRVAEELILNQMTTGAGNDIERATSLARKMVTEWGMSDKMGPLTYGQKKEEIFIGRDLGMHRDFSEDMAKKIDTEVKRIIDTAYKKATAILTNNKEKLIKVSEILLDKESIDGHQLDISLGIEPQKIEHDHSASRPRKSRSRSRNPRRRPDKATQKDQNKPSKKHDSGDKNSPKPDKE
- the folP gene encoding dihydropteroate synthase, with translation MKSNDRAWLVKGQEFHFGGPMLMGILNVTPDSFSDGGNFFSHDRAIAHGYRLIQEGAEIIDIGGESTRPGSSPITAETELSRILPIINALAAGSKALISVDTQKAVVAEAALANGAHIINDVSAGRNDTNMLKLISDTQAGYVMMHMQGTPATMQEDPRYTDIVEEIDQFFTERLKVALSTGLQSKQIVFDPGIGFGKTLKNNLSILKNMQHFHKHGRPLLLGASRKSFIGMLDNSEPDQRLGGSLAAALAAYQENVEIYRVHDVAETKQMLELFTAIQKHSD
- the cdaA gene encoding diadenylate cyclase CdaA, which translates into the protein MSDKKNILLLILSLLVAIVTIYFWRYELFSIAFLSVRVYDVVDILAVAFVLYSLYKIFRGTRAAQLLSGILILILLSVVVRWSELHGMSWLLSTLSTVWVIAVVILFQPELRRILIYLGQNPFVRFLFKVKNLVMVDEIMESIEVCQKRRWGMLIVMEGEVGLKHIKEKSTSINARVSAELLVSIFNPTSPLHDGAVIICNEVIDSAKCILPLSEEPRGARMKLGTRHLAALGLSEETDAHILVVSEETGVLSHVYNGLMKRGLDENQLRKVLNNLIF
- a CDS encoding C25 family cysteine peptidase codes for the protein MSLILGSSIAMEQGSGQLSEVSEIARGVYRWHLNMPAQAHIKLNNSGIEFPNWNTTVDGNGYLVPVLSKLIHTASGPPDIQVVNGVVRSLAIARTIESVSEQAKGLDISTTRVSDQMTGWVMTRLIRDEDDHQLWVVNVLGAQYDGVDHQWKIPEYLTVSIASNHIAANSALESDLYLNQIQKPDLQQVNSIQTGLGQGQLKLYTLADGIYRIHYDSLASIEDFPDDQIQSRSLKIIHKGEEQAIYVNDSGDGVFESGDYFDFIGTQNYFSGTTQYFDPFSDINVYWLNWGGTDGLRFIEESGALVDQDPVRPTTFWDVTHIEEDLLFDRLGQVDVDLPTITRDHYFWNSVNSGSTKEIDFFLADPFRGSSENIQVSIGLHGLTYSDTATAAHTIFAFLNDISIGSGSWTQQEAYILASPQALNLSHNILADGNNVLATFIPASTQAGNYDRVVVNWLEIGYEHLLVTHNNRLTFRKSYINPSTNLEFEIKGFTSHDLVLYKEGLSRITGYNIRENWDSETAEFSLVFQDQASDATPDYWTASVESLLKPVRIVVDTSASLREQDGDLIIITIPEFEEELEEYIAFKVSEGWDPIVVSVADIYDEFNWGINSPYAIRSFLQYANNQWPSSPEYVLLIGDAIANPQQAKRDTRLRNVPTFYMQTYGWGAAEADYWYSLINGNDYLPDLNIGRIPCSSIEDLGTTITKLIGYGQGDNYGSWQNELITIAGFENTFKTQSELLLRNNIPKSFMPSRIFIDRDSEGQIFWGDTDSLVAQWNEGKMLINFLGHGGGAVWADRSLFVRDDIQYLDEETPPAFITSMTCFTASFAQTRGLGEVVLTESPTGAIGWFGSSGVGWVINDYLMVQPLLRHLLEDRTPVGKCINVARMEYFLANSGYNYLKPSMLFQYNFLGDPTTRLLLPESQELISSEKMIYSQTDQIDLHYTGNQTGTLKLLPIDADGHPWWSGALSYDTDNIHQYLFNQESEPPSGESRTIYTLDRGADLSAIQGYASYSISANWFEHQSPTAAELEAVEHIPLNVQFHSSPVIPVDSLVVTFSGNHGSYNLEWDGDWWSLPDTVRILAGNSNITYSFTVYMGGLFIQNSATFRLYLPESISLTLSAIREGVEANRCGWLLEYSLQGLQQAVATLEHHETAPGFEQTIVNDVPIREGNNTIFIPSFFGSGPVEINVSLLLEDDSNLNDNNLQASLTPTHFQLLPEIGISFNGQTTDSISMWSDGVLYANAADTAWIRISQYQNNIEALPGVNLYQDSTVYLIETVAQDLPIRIKSAKALFLKDPDLAAWQILATTGQEYQLHGQGYVAMGVKQNSDGPDVSMMIEGQMFFDGDYILANSRLNLLAEDENGFSWKSGDVEIMVDATPVTVQMGDTTETARIISMSAALDMTVGEHQISYRVQDALGNWSDRVEVSGVVAGGAKIIDYGNFPNPFEGETLIIFELTQPLSNVVIEIFTISGYKLHSIDGFNARVSIPLGAIGYHEVPWNGRDRNDDFVANGVYFYRIKGDLDDDVLVGPVGKMVKNR